TGTGGGTTGTTTTTATATTCTTAAGGTGGCACAGGGATGAAAGGAAGCGGCACGTTTGCAACACAGTGTCTCGAGAAATTGAAAGGACACAAATTTGCCCTGCAACTGGAACATCTGGTTAAACAGATCTGAAGCTGCTTTGTTATTCCTTCATTTAGTGTCATTCAATATtatacaacaacaaataaataattttccTGTTTCATCAGCATTTTGCAATCCAATCAGTTTTTGTAAACCTAACCCTTTTCCAAAGACTTTTAACATAGAGAAGCCATAGAAATTAGCCATATAAAGTTATGAGAAGTAGACTTTGTACATTTGATCAGAGTGGCACTGTAACTGATAGCTTATGGAGACTTTGGTAAAGAGATGTTTACAAATCCTGACTGTACATGTCCAGGATCATTTCAGTTCTGCTTCAGGTAGAATTTGTTTTAGTGTTAGACAGGTCGGAGAAAGGGCAACTTTGAAATGCATatgggtggggtgggtgggggtttCGATCAGTTTTCACATTACCATTTGACCCTACAGTACAATAAAGCATGtatcaaacacagagagaaatgtccATATTCTCATGTGAGCCATTTAAATATACAACTAAGTTAGGCAGAATACATACATCCTGCACTGCTTCTCCATTTAAAATAGCATAACAATAAtcaaaacataaattaaaaagcactacaaaaaaacatagtattcatttttcaacactGACTAAAGAGATGCTTTAAAGACACTGGAGCAGGTCAGAGAATTCACCCCTTTAGTAGCCAAGTCTGTGGTACGAGTCTGTTAGTACAGCTCCTGAGTGGAGACAGAGCTAGTCTTACATCCACCTATAAGGACGCAGAACTGCttgttttgaaaagaaaaactctgcAGTATGAGGTGACGaatcactgaaagaaaaaggaaaaagaaaagattttcttgtgttttttcccccactttGTTCTCTTTGGCTTTTACACCCTTTAATTCGAACCATCAAGACCGCAGAGTTCACCTTCGAGGCTGAGCGAGAACACCCGGAGCTGTGCTAACGTACGTCCCCACACATGAGGTCATCATGTGGCTTCACTACTAGCtcagtacagtatatacaagAGTTGTGTGCATGCTTCAATTCCTCGTTTCAtttccctccaaaaaaaaaacaaagtggcTTCAGTTTTCAGTACTTCTAAAAGTGGACAACATATACAGAATGTAGTAGCCTAACGTTTTCGGCATCGCTAAACGTCCTTTTTTctgatattaaaaacaaaaaaagaaagaaagaaaggtaaATGTAAGCCAACACCCCTTTCTTGTGTTGTGATTAGCACTGCAGTTGCTATAAGTGGGTGAGGAGGCTGTGGAATGAGGATTTATCTCCACGTTAGTGTGTGAGTGACGGTAAATAACCAGGTACGGCTGAGGATGTGTGAACCGAGTGCTGTGACTGTATTAGCGTGTGTGTCAACTGCTGTACACCTGCCTGTAGTGTGTAGCTCCAGTGTGCACACTGGGGGTGGTGTGAAGGAATGCCTGTGTGTATTTCACACTTGATCAAATAGTAATTGCATATGCATTATGTTGTTAGGTTGAAGTGATGTTACAGTTACACTTGTTTAATCAATGCAGTGTGGTAATGCTTTATTTAACAGGCCTGTAGTTTCTTAAAAATTTCCTTCTGGTTTCTGGGAAATAACTTTGgaattttgttttctaattacAGATAAATTACTGTAGAAACTGGTACACTTACAACTGATTAACTCAAAATAATTGCTAGTGTAACCTAAATATGTACAGAGTTGATCAGCTGAACATgcagaaatgtgaaatttgtcTGAAAATAAGCACAAAattcaacatactgtatatagtatGAAGAattattggttttattttacttagGTTTAAACAGAGCCTTTTGCAAAAGAAATTCCTCTGAAATAACTCAACAGCTACCCAATAAATCAGCAGCTAATTCAACTAAACTTTCATTTCTTCTATTATTAGTACAAAATTATGTCGTTATATCccagaaattatttaaaaatactgacccataaaataaaaactattacCACTATTTTTCAATAGTCCTGTCTCTGCTAGGAAACAATAAGTGTCAGGTCTCATACATAAAAATGGACAATGCATATATTGCTCTTAGATCTAGATTTGGAAGTGATCAGgcttaaatgaaaaattaaataagtGCAACTGAAGATGAACACTGTCCATTTTCAGACCATGTGTGGCTTGGTGTGAGCTCAAATCCTCTTGATCACTTCTAAACCTGGAGTGAGAAGTGTAACTGTATATTTAACTGTATATCTGCCAGATAAAACgacacagtgtgtgtcacatgTCACGGTTAGTctactgtttgtatttttccatccatctgttGTTTCATGATGAGACAAAtcataaaatacaatgaaaagaAATTATCTAAGACCACTATTTAATCAGGACTGGTGCATCTGTGTGTCTATGCGTGACGATATCAGTGAGCACAGGGGGCCCTATAGCAAGGCTTTCTCTGAGTAGGGGGCCTGTGCAGCGTCTGAGGAAGGTGCTATGCTCGGGCCAGAGGGGGTGCTGTAGTTTGGCGTCTGCGTCATGCCTGTGGGAGTCGTACCCGGGGCGGGGCCAGGGGCAGTGGCCGGGTTCTGATAGGACTGAACGTCTGCTGGGGCCATGCTGCCTGGAGCTGCGGTGTAGACTGGCGGCTGGCCCATGTACATATGAACATCACTGTGGAAAAGAGCGAAGCAACATGACTTGCAACACAACAGTGAGATAGAATTATTAATACAGAAAACTCTCTAAGAAAAGACAGCATTAGTCTCTAATAATGGCAGAGACCAGCAAGGGTGTGGAATGAACCTGTAATTTAACTCACATGGTTATTTCTGCCCAATTTAAATTTCCACAGCAATAATTCCATCTGTACAAGAACAGGGTAATGTTATACTCACCAATCTGCTGCTCTCAGTTTCTCACACTGTTTTCATCCACAGAGTAAAAAATTGCCACTGTGCTGGTTTTAACTGCTGCTATTGTCAATAAAACTCACCACTTCCtgcaaatgtttacatttaaaagcAAGGGATTTGCCATTTGATCCGCTTTGGAGCCTTTTAATGTTAAACATCTGTAGTAAGTGTTATTGTCAGTACAGTAACAACAACCATAATTAGTGAATGAACAGAATAAACAGAATTTCTGTTAGAGAAGAAAAACTTAAAGCAGCACAGTGGTGAGAACAACATAACTCTGTTGGTGTATTGAGAAATTAGAGCTGTGAATTTATATTATACTGAACTTATCTGGACAACAGGCAAACATGGTAGAAGCTTTGAGTTTGCAgtggcagaaaaacacaggagtGTACAGGACACCAGTACGTATGTGAGACTCACCCGGGAGCTGGCTGTCCAGGTATGGGGGTTCCAGCTGGAAGCTGCTCCATGGGAACAGTGTAACCCTGCACCGCTGTACCGCTCATGGCATATGAACCTGATGCAGGCTGACCAGGGTAGACCTGTGGTCACAAACATGTACAGagcacattacacacacattacactaCCATGTTCACAAACATCATGATGCCAAGATAGTTTTGGTGAGGTTTGCTGAGGAAAAACTTTTGGTTGGTGGGAAATaaaggtcagaaaaaaaaatacacttgagAAACTATAAAGCAACATCCTTTTCTAAAAATGACTTGATGTActgacactcacacaaagaCGTTGTTTCTGCACCCTGTGCTGAAATACATGgtaaaagttgtatttttaattaacacttctttgtgtttacagtatataatggAATGATGGGCTTCAAAACATTTCTGCTTATTAAAACGCTTGTGTGGCACAGACATAAATGGGTCAAAGTATCACTGCTTCAGTGTCACATCTATGACAAGGTGCCTCTACCTGTTGTGCTGCATTGGCAGGCTGCTGCATGTAGTACTGTTGGCTCTGCAGCTTGGCATACATGGCATAGACTGGATCCTCATTCATCAACTTGGCATACAAAGACAGAGCTTCCATCACCTTCACGTTCAGCTCTGACAGCTCTGAGTGCTTTCTGATGATAGAAaccaacacatgcacataaagtCAGTTAGATTCCTTTAACTATATTTAATGAGGGTCTAAATCACCAAGATCTTAGATTGAACATTGTGACTCTCCATGGACAAAAGGTCATGTTAATGCACCTGTCTATATCCTCCAACTTTTGGTCAATGAGGGGTCCCATTTGATTGCAGGCacctgataaaataaaatatatattattatcattaccgATTTAATCTCTAGTcaacattaatttaatttccaaCACTCATTTAAAAGAGCAATGTCAGTTTGCATTTGTTactgtaaagatttttttcactctttcattattttactCAGACTATTTACTTAAATTCAGTTTACCTTCAAGCTGCAGTAACTCAACACTGTCTGACTGGTTGTCTGTGGGATCTGCACTCTGGATCATCTGCAGTAGCTGGTCCATTTTGTCCTGAAAGATTTTAATAAGGTTTATGGGATGAAGCTGTTCAGGTAGCTGTGATTAATTTTtcaacatgaaagaaaaaaaaaaattctcctAGGGGAATTAGTTCACTATTTTTCTACAATAGAAAACTATGTCTATGTTAGGCTGTGATTCTGAGTGTTAATCACTCACTTGTGAGCCGGTGAGGCTTATGAAATGTTTGATCCTATCTCAGAATAAAACTTGCTTTATCGATACAACAGTGATATTTCAATGAGACTGAACAAGCTTAATAAGCCAGTGCACACTGCAGGAAACTCACCTCATCTATATATACAGGCTCTTGTTCAGGCTCTATGGTCTCCACCTGGATGTCCTCACTGAACTGTactgtcttcttctctgtcttcactGTAGATTTCCAAGTAACAGCAAATGCggcaacacaaaaacaacgCAACAGCAGCATTCAGAAACACATGCGCAAGAAGTCAGGATGTGCTGACTCGATACTCAGCAACGGTCCGATACTAGCGCAAAAAATTAGTCAGATATAAATTTTAATTAGGTACAACCTGATATAAGATACTGACAAGACTGAATTGTCTTGAAATGTCATGTAAATATCTGTACAGTTACAGCTGTAACTAGTAGCAGCAGACCACAACATGGTAACAGtagaaacagcagctgctggctgtTGTCATGTTTGTTGAGTGGAGACACTAATGGAAGatgaaagcaaaatgaaaagcagaacaCACTTGCAGAAGCGTCACGCAAAAGAATGATGAAGCTGTACAAGCAGCAAGCGATAATATGAACAGTGTGCTGAAGCATCAAACATTTGGATGTGATGGAGAAGCATGACAAACTCCCACCAGACAGGACACAATACAGACAAAAACTGCCGCCCCGGGCTAAACATTTTTGTGGTTCACGCAGTAGAATCCACTGTGCAGCAATGAGGCTGTtaaatgcatgaatgaatgaaatgaatggattttttaaataatttaaataaaaaaagaacatgtaCCACTTCAAGAGAAAACGCCAACAACTGTGAAAGCTGCATCTGGATTAATTATTCAGcaattacagaggaaaaaatattcTGTATCAATATGGCAGATGATCAAAGTTGTTGTATCAGAATCAGAGATGATAAAAGACAGAGCTCTCTCTAAGAAGAGGAAATATGAGCAAAATGCGATCAGGAAAAAATCTCATATTGCTTCCCAGAAGTCCAGGCAGCTGTATTTTTTACTGCATAACCCATATTTCATTCTCTGTTTATGACACCAGTAACTtgattgtgttgtctttgtgaCTGCACCATATTCTTTGCATTGTTTCACCAGCAGTGTATAAATGATAACATCTTTCCCACTGTGGGATCAATAAAGCAATACTGCTAATGGACTAAATGGGTTATCAAAGAAGTGGAGATGACATAAATGGATAAAGGATgtgctctgtgtgagtgtgtgtgtgtactcactcATCTCAGGTTCTGCAGTGAGGTCAGCCGTGACAAAGTTAGAGGGGAACAATCCAACTCCCTGGTATGTTTCCCCCTTCCACCAGTTGGggtcactgaaaaaaaaaggaaaaccacCTTCACATCTGACAGCAAACTACAACACACCTGTTGTCTTTTCAGTGTTGAAAAACTCTTATTCAGTAACTTTTTTTATTActtgtgtttccagtgtttctAGCATCTTTAAaacatctgattttttttattaagctCTGAAAAGTCATTTTAGAGATACACACTTTTTCATCAAATTTTAACAGAATCCACTGAATTATCTGACAAATCCTCGTTTGCCGTCTGTACttgcttattttttcttttgtgtttgtaaatgttCACCTATCGTCCAGGATAGTGATGATTTCTCCCGACTTGAAGGTAAGCTCATTGTCCTCAGCAGCCTCAAAGTCGTAGATGGCGCGGACTTTTCTGCCATCCGACTTGTGCGAGGAGAGCAGGTTGGAGGTGCTCGGGTAAAGGCTCGACAGGGAGGTCTGGGGCTGCTGACGTTGCTCTTTCAGTGACAACTCAATGGCtgcaaagagagacagatataTGTAACTGTGTCTCTGCCCTTGAAAGTCCATAAACCTTGTTAAACATCTGCAGTTCTTTAATTCAGTGCAAATTATGATTTATGTGATTTTTGAGCACAATGCCCCTGATAAAGCAAGAAGCCTCCTTACCTTTGGCCaagtcctcctcttcttttttgtttgttgaggTGGACGGATCCTTTGCCACTAAAGCAGGGCTTGCTTTTGCTTGCTCTGCAGCCTGTGAAAAAATTATAATCATATACTTAGGCAAATCAACAACTTATCACTTGAGAATGAGTCTCAATATTTGATCAAACTTAAATCAACTGTTTAATGAAAGGTGCCatatttaagtttttgctaATGCTAGATagccaatattagcattaacaactgtttatttaccaagagcttcagccattatTGCACTTATAAGACAAGAGACTAGAATACTCCCCCTGGAGagagctacttcttcatcctctcatgttggactgaggccagactggatgctacagtgactcactatcactAAGTGATGCTACGAGGAAGGACAGACTGGGGCTAGCTGgtcagcatgctaatttcagtagaagaagtgatagaactagaacTGATAGCAAAAATTTACACAGCggctttaaaacatttttgttatatatttttttagcattttgtcTCTATCAGACAgtagttgttaaaaaaaaaaaaaaacacacactgtcaattCCACCCTACAGACCTACCTGAGATCCTACTGCAGGGAAAGTGACACCCTGCTCACGTAGATTCTTGATCATTGCTGAGATCAGACTAAGTTGTGGATCATTGCGGAAGTCCTCTGCCCACTCCACCATAAGGGCCTTCAGCTTCTCACACACTTTAGGATGGCcctgaaaaacattaaaaaaaaaaaaaacatgttatggGAACAAGGATGGTGCATGACCTAATTTCAAGTATAATCACAAATAGGCTAacacacagaaagcaaaacTGACTACACACCTTGTTTAAGACATTACTGACTTCACTGGCAAATTCTCTGGAGCACACCTCCAAGTGGAATATCTTCCCACAGTTTGAGACACAAGCACCAAGAAGCTGCGAGgacaaatgaaacaaagtaTTCATCTGACTCACTAATTAATCCAGAACGGGTAACAAACATATAGCACCTATTAGGATATAAATGATCACAGCATAGATCTGGTTACTCCACTAGCTCCCATCTTAGTGAAGAGTCAATTAAGTTAGAGTCTGCTTACAGTCAGTGCCTGCATGGCCACGTGAGGATCCTTGTGGTTCACTCTTCTCATTATAGAGCGGAGACATTCTTTAGGCCTGTAACAGAATGGTAGAAATCAAAGGTTTGTGGACATTAATTGCTTGGCCAAAGAACAATGTCACTACAGAAATTTGCTTGTTGTCCTTATAAACATAAGTGTCCCTGGGTTCAATCTCCAACCCTGGGTTatgtatgttttaaaaaaaattaaaaaaaccctcatagttgtgtttttttgtttgttgtgtgtggcTTAGTATGAAGACAGCTGACTAACCCAGTGCGTGACTGTCCTATCTTATCACATATGTCCAGAATGAGGCCCCAGTCCTCAGCTGTGTTCATCTCACTGGTTGCTTTCTCTGCAGGAAAgaagcacaacaacaacagaaaacttaAAAGATTGCAAAAGCACTTTTTTCATATACACAAAGAGGAGAGGTGATGATCTTTCTACGATCAGAAATAATACAGCTTCTTCTTAAAAACTGCTGTAGCACGTGAGATCCTCTGCTTGggtcttctttttctctttgtcaatCCTATTTTGGCATAAACTAATTCCCCTGCTTCTAAGACATCTGTGCAAACAACAGCTATATTATGCACCCTTACAACTGAGCATAAACACTAGGGATACAGAGGGCTGACAAAGGCCCCTTACAAAACAGCAGCCCTGCAGTAAATACCAATCTGATGAAGCTCAtaatgtttggtttgtgttgatACTGTCAGAGGAATTGTTTTAACTTGAAGTTTAATTGAGACTGTAGCTTGTGCCATTGTCAAAATATACCAATATATGCTTCTTTCATTCAGTGGCAGAGAGAGTTCCTCCTTGTCATTACTAGTTTCTATGTCCTCAGAAGTGAAAGAAGTGCTCAGAGCTTTTacttaaatacaaatacaacagTCTGAAAATATGCCTTCACAAgtatcattattttattcattatgcTAATatataacatgaaataaattGTCACATTCAAAATCCTACTACCTCctaaaaaatacagaattattATCATCAACATGTACTTCAAGTATCAATGGTAAAAGTACTCGCAGTGCAAAAAAAAGGTTTAGTGTGACTGATAAGATTCTGTCTGACATGTTCATATTGATGCattgatgtttaaaatgcattttacagcTAATTTCAACAATGTTACAGCTGGCTAGTTCAGTCCAGTCCAGGTCCTGCCAAAGGGTCAAGACAGAAATCTGGGAGGTTATGAGATGATTAACAGGAGAGgataggagaaaaaaaagttcagctccacaaatctgttttcagtttttgtttttttgtttgcttcttTGTAAAGTATTGGTCAATCTGACTTGTTTCAGCTTTGAactgttatttaaatgaaatcacCTGAGAAGTTTAGAGTGGGAATCTCTTTTTTAGTAGGAGtgataaaaaaatgaaacctcATAGAAATTGAAATATGTGACAAAGCGCCCAAACTACACGTCTTTTTTCTAAGTGGCCACAAGGCAAAAACCACActtaatctttaacaatgtgTAGTATTTTGTAAGTGACCTCATGCCATAAATATTCCCTGATAAAAGTGTTGAAAGCAAGACCTCTTACAAGGCTGACACATACCGCTTTCCAACCATATGACACTTACGTCTAGCTGCTTTGGTAATCaggaaataaagcaaaataaagtTGCTGCCAAGGGTGAAGACAAAAGTCAAAAAGAGTGATGtgtcaaacactgaaacactgggCAAATATTATGATATAAGATATTATCTGTCAtacagaaaacaagacattccTGTCAGAGTATTGATCAGTTAACAGTATCCAAGGGTGTTACACTATATTAAGATTCATATAGACACTGCAATATCAGATTACAAATGCAAAATAGAGGATTTCATTTATGCACCGCTCCCCTAGTTACAAGTAGAGGATCACCTACAAAACCAAAAAGACATCTAGCAGcatatttattcaaaaacagAACTAACCAGCTTGAAACTGTCCATTCATGCTGAAATAACAACCCACAGTCAGAGCATACCCATTATAAGCTTTACTAAATAAGCATCTACTGCTGGCTTAGAGGGCTGTAGTTTGTATGGTAATGTGCAGTGAGGTGTTTGTGTACTTTGCCCACCCCCTGTCCACTGCACATGCTAATGAAGCGGTTAACCACTCGGCtcagaacaaagagagaaaaggaaacacaTCGTAGCGTTATGGTTTCACACACCAACCCGCATCCTCTTTCACTTCCAGTAACTGAGATGTCAGGCTCATCATATTGGTTGGCCAACATACAATGGGATACAGTGAGGTGCTGATGAGGCAGatggctagctagctagcttcaATTAGCTGATAACAGCATCTGTGTCACACGTCTATGTGCAAGCTAATTTGATCTTAAGATAAACTTAACACATGATATGGcttaaaatttttaaaaagtacaagtAGCGTTAGGGCTCATCCCTTCAAATGTCGAACTTTATGAACGTTTTCAAGGATTGTGGATGTTAGCTGCAGCTAGCTGAACCTCCACATAAAATAAGGCAAGCTAGTTAGCCAACTGAGCTCTTTTGCTAACTGAATCAtaacacagggagaaaaaaacagactttatcaGACATTATGTATCCTGTAATATATACTGCAAGACACTAATTTAGCATTAGCAGTGTAGGCTAGCTGAGGGGCTGTACACAGCTGAGGAACACAAACAAAGCTGTCTGACCACAGCTACTTCAGCTAGCCTGCTAGAAATAGCCCCCAATCCTTGATTACTCACCAACATCTTGGTCAAACGGGTTGGTCGTGAAGAGAGGCATTGTTGGTGTATTGACAACAACAGATTTCGCCTTCCCCCGttattttctttccctctctggtTTATTTCATACGATAAATACGCATAGTAACGACAACTTCATGAATGTCAAGCGTAGCTAGCTGACTCAGTTCTACACAGTCACTCCTCCTTCGCCAGACGGCAACAAGCGAAGTATTCTGGGTAGCTGTCCCGAGTTAAATAAACTGCCGTCACTGACTGTAATTCAACCCTGACACCTGTAAATTAACCACACACCGGAGATACAGTGAACCATGAGCTACAAAGTGCCcttgctgtaaaaaaaaataacatgtcaTCGTCAGGTGATGGTGATCACGTGACTTTATCTCATCGGTTTGACCACAAAACAGTGGAGGgaaatttcacagtttttccccAACCTAGACCACATCAGACCAAGTCCAGATTAAAACCACTGTACTTAGACTGGTCAAATCTGGACTACATTATCCCAGAAAAGCTCAACTCTCTAAAACTCATTGTCAGAGTTTGTCACACCTTTGTTCTATTTGTGAAAATAGCGAAAAAGGGAGATTTTGCAACTTTTGTCACACCtagaccacatcagaccaggtcCAGATCAGTAACCACAATACAAATCTTGGTATATCCATTGGtagaggatttttttgtttgagtaaaagtagcaatactacaatgtaaaaacattCTGGTACAAGTAAAAGCCCTGCATATAAAATCCTACTCAAGTTAAAAGTACACAGCTAAATT
The DNA window shown above is from Lates calcarifer isolate ASB-BC8 linkage group LG4, TLL_Latcal_v3, whole genome shotgun sequence and carries:
- the stam gene encoding signal transducing adapter molecule 1, translated to MPLFTTNPFDQDVEKATSEMNTAEDWGLILDICDKIGQSRTGPKECLRSIMRRVNHKDPHVAMQALTLLGACVSNCGKIFHLEVCSREFASEVSNVLNKGHPKVCEKLKALMVEWAEDFRNDPQLSLISAMIKNLREQGVTFPAVGSQAAEQAKASPALVAKDPSTSTNKKEEEDLAKAIELSLKEQRQQPQTSLSSLYPSTSNLLSSHKSDGRKVRAIYDFEAAEDNELTFKSGEIITILDDSDPNWWKGETYQGVGLFPSNFVTADLTAEPEMMKTEKKTVQFSEDIQVETIEPEQEPVYIDEDKMDQLLQMIQSADPTDNQSDSVELLQLEGACNQMGPLIDQKLEDIDRKHSELSELNVKVMEALSLYAKLMNEDPVYAMYAKLQSQQYYMQQPANAAQQVYPGQPASGSYAMSGTAVQGYTVPMEQLPAGTPIPGQPAPGDVHMYMGQPPVYTAAPGSMAPADVQSYQNPATAPGPAPGTTPTGMTQTPNYSTPSGPSIAPSSDAAQAPYSEKALL